One segment of Zhihengliuella halotolerans DNA contains the following:
- the ftsZ gene encoding cell division protein FtsZ: MAAPQNYLAVIKVVGIGGGGVNAVNRMIEVGLRGVEFIAINTDAQALLMSDADVKLDVGRELTRGLGAGANPEVGRQAAEDHAEEIEEVLRGADMVFVTAGEGGGTGTGGAPVVARIARSLGALTIGVVTRPFTFEGRRRATSAEAGIDALRDEVDTLIVIPNDRLLSISDRNVSVLDAFRSADQVLLSGVQGITDLITTPGLINLDFADVKSVMQGAGSALMGIGSARGEDRAVKAAELAIASPLLEASIDGAHGVLLSIQGGSDLGLFEINEAARLVQEVAHPEANIIFGAVIDDALGDEARVTVIAAGFDQVDVTNAPANSQGYANPQTVAAQAAPAAAASQASSVPGTMPLNSSSNGQSVPGTMPLNPPAATSPAPASAQSAAEPAQAEARPAQQYEDLPTVVDQDLSASESDDLDVPDFLK; the protein is encoded by the coding sequence GTGGCAGCTCCCCAGAATTACCTCGCCGTCATCAAGGTCGTCGGCATCGGCGGTGGCGGCGTCAACGCCGTCAACCGGATGATCGAAGTCGGCCTCCGTGGCGTCGAATTCATTGCGATCAACACCGACGCGCAGGCGCTGCTGATGAGCGACGCCGACGTCAAGCTCGACGTCGGCCGCGAGCTCACCCGCGGCCTCGGCGCCGGTGCCAACCCAGAGGTGGGCCGCCAGGCCGCCGAGGACCACGCGGAGGAGATCGAAGAGGTCCTGCGCGGGGCCGACATGGTCTTCGTGACCGCAGGCGAGGGCGGCGGCACGGGTACCGGCGGCGCGCCCGTCGTCGCCCGCATCGCCCGTTCGCTCGGCGCGCTGACCATCGGCGTGGTGACGCGCCCGTTCACGTTCGAGGGTCGCCGTCGTGCGACCTCGGCCGAGGCCGGAATCGACGCCCTGCGCGACGAGGTCGACACGCTCATCGTCATCCCCAACGACCGACTGCTCTCCATCAGCGACCGCAACGTCTCGGTCCTGGACGCGTTCCGCTCGGCGGACCAGGTGCTGCTCTCCGGCGTGCAGGGCATCACGGACCTGATCACGACTCCGGGCCTGATCAACCTCGACTTCGCCGACGTGAAGTCCGTCATGCAGGGCGCCGGCTCCGCGCTGATGGGCATCGGTTCGGCACGAGGTGAGGATCGAGCGGTCAAGGCCGCCGAACTCGCCATCGCCTCGCCGCTGCTCGAGGCCTCGATCGACGGGGCGCACGGCGTCCTGCTGTCGATCCAGGGTGGTTCCGACCTCGGCCTCTTCGAGATCAACGAAGCGGCGCGCCTGGTGCAGGAGGTCGCCCACCCGGAGGCCAACATCATCTTCGGTGCGGTCATCGACGACGCGCTGGGAGACGAGGCGCGGGTGACCGTGATCGCCGCCGGATTCGACCAGGTGGACGTGACGAACGCCCCGGCGAACAGCCAGGGCTACGCGAACCCGCAGACGGTGGCCGCCCAGGCCGCGCCGGCCGCGGCCGCTAGTCAGGCGTCCTCCGTCCCGGGCACGATGCCGCTGAACTCGTCGTCGAACGGTCAGTCCGTACCGGGCACCATGCCGCTGAACCCGCCGGCGGCCACGTCTCCGGCACCCGCGTCGGCTCAGTCGGCCGCTGAGCCGGCTCAGGCCGAGGCGCGGCCCGCGCAGCAGTACGAGGACCTGCCGACGGTCGTCGACCAGGACCTCAGTGCGTCGGAGAGCGACGATCTGGACGTGCCCGACTTCCTGAAGTAA